CAATGTCTTTgggaaatgtttatattttaatttaaaaaatgaacattaacaAATGCACAGTCTTATTAAAAAGACTTATTTGCAATATTATTGAACTAAAAAGGTacacttattatattatttgttgTAAATCAGTTAACAATTTAAGTGAACTCTTCACTaaaagtagttcacttcaaaatttgcccccattgactttctatagtaggaataaaaattactatgaaGTCAAAGAGGCGAATTTTGAAATGAACTACTTTAATTCATAAGATATAATATTGGCATTTTTTTAAACGAGCAAGTATAATATCATATTTTACGTATTTTGTCAAACAAGCTCCTATTACCATTATTCTTGGAataaatagattaaaaatatttaattactagCATAAACGATGGAGGGTACTGTGCATTATATTTGGTAGAAAGATAGCAATTCATACTAATGACATTTAGTTTTTAAGTCATAAGGTATTATGTGGGTCTATATATtgcctaaatatatatatataaccttTGATTTCCAGATGACTATAACTTCCTAAAAGAAACTTGACACTAATAGGGAAAATACAACCACAACAGCAATCTGGtttataaaatgtcatttttaagcaTGTTACATAACATACATAgggcataaaacattttcacaagGATTTTGTGAGACTAAAATTTatgggaaataaaaaaaatcacatacacaataaaaggacaaaaaggagaaacaaaacacacatagTATAGTGGTCCAATCTATCATGACACTTTcaggacaaacacacacctgtgcACATTCCACTGAAGAAGTACTAAAGAGAACTTTAATATTGGCAATAAGGTATTGATTTCCATTCATGTGCTGTATTTAAGACATGCACAGGCAACGTTATTTACCACCAACACCGATATTAACCAATAGCAATCAGAGAGCAAAGACACACTCTCCTGGTCTTTCAAATCATTCATAACATGCTTCATGTGCAGTAATTTCCAGAGTGGATCATTTGGTGAAATCAACTATAAGAGAACCGTACTACCAAAATGTGCCACAGATCGAGTCAGTATTGATCTGCATGCTAGTGGGGGTATTGAACACTTGAAACATAGCATTGATCAAACCTAATAATGATAATATGCCCCGAGAAATCATGGTTTTATCTATGGATGATTTTGATTGCCATTAAATTAAAGAAAAGGGAACACTAAACAGGCCAAAATCAACtgcattaaaaagaaaacaaatatattaaacCGTTTATAAACCGATGACTGTCTAGAAACTATATACCACTGCTTCAAAGCAaaaactaaaatgcaatttgaaATACTCCATTTCAACAGTtcagaatttcttttttttctcccaAATTTTCATATTGAACTACTTAAAATGTGATTGTCCACTGATTTCAGCGGAAACGCACAACCCTGGGTATTGCTGAGGTGACATAGGTGTTAAAATAACAGATACAGTAGGCGTATAAGACAACGGTAATCGAAATGCTTTTAATATCCCTGCAATCATTTTTTTAGTCTCAGACCTATTTGTGACGAAATGTGTGTCCTTATTTTACGTTAATCATTAATGTATTTCCCACTAACTACTTTAAGATTATGTTTGTATGAAATGACTCTAGTCATAACCTTCTACAGCAGAAACTGCACATTATGGTAGGccaagacaaacaaaggaaCAAGGTCCCCTCCAAATAAATCTCTTTTCTTGCCCAAAAGCTGCACTGTGAAAAGGactaaatgttatattttcataAACAGATCTTAATTAATTACGGGTTTGTTCTTTACTGGACGAATTCTGACATGGAGTGATTAGGAATGGAGATGTGTATAAAGGTTgttttctttgctgaaggagctTGTTCTAGTTCTCTCCTCCCTCAACGCCTTCACCCTCATCTGGTGCGTTGTCAGATGTCCATAACTAGAGGAAAGAAGAAACATGAACGTGCCATTGTTTTCTGATCCACAGAATCCTTCATTTCAAATACACCACCATATGTAAGAATGCTTTACcttaattgattaaaaaaatagttttgttacTTACTGTGAGGTTATCTCTCAGTAGCTGCATGATAAGAGTGCTGTCTTTGTAGGACTCTTCGTTCAGCGTATCAAGCTCTGCTATGGCCTCATCGAAAGCCTGAgtttgaaaacatatttttaaaaacaatttcccCACACCTATAATGGTTGTATGGCCATAATGGAGACTTGAAACATACTTGTTTAGCAAGGGAACAGGCCTTTTCTGGGGAGTTAAGAATCTCGTAGAAGAAGACAGAGAAGTTAAGGGCCAGACCCAAGCGTATGGGGTGTGTGGGTTGCATTTCTGTCTTGCTTATATCGAATGCTTTCTGGTAAGCATCCTGAGAGCTTTCTATGGTTGCTGCAGAAAGAAAAAAGGCTTGTTTAGACATGCAATGCATATTAGACACCTAAATACTCAATGAAAGCCACTCCTTTAAACCCTCAAACTGagcaataaaaatattaaaccgCAAGTCCAGTTCTTCATTGCgtacttaaataaaaaattcttaaaaaggTTTGTCTGTATATAGACTAATCAACAAACTTCCCCTTTTCAAAGTTTTCCGTTACTTCAGACACCAGTCAAAAACGGACAGCTATGCATTCTTACTTTTCTTGTCATCTCCTGAGGCGACTTCAGCGAGGTATCTGTAATAGTCGCCCTTCATCTTCAGGTAGAAGACTTTGCTCTCGGGGTTCGTGGAGTTCTCGATTAAATATTTGTTCAGCAGCTCCTATAGGAAAAAAAGTGCACGTCAAGCACTGCACATAGAGTCAGAGAATAAATTTTAACATACACATTCTTTGTGTTGATCGAATAGGTCTCAATCATCATGCAAACTACGATAGCACAAGGTGAGCGACCTGAACATCTTTAATACTGGCTAAATTATCAAATTACCACCCTATTAGTTCCATTGCCACTCAAATCAGTTTCAAGGGATTTCCTTGTAACCTTCATTTTAGTCAAGGATTAATCTTAATCTGTGTCTATGATACTGGTCTCTAGCGCTGGAATTATATGGCTACCAGTCTGCTTCACCAGTAATCTTTGTCAGTGAAAGCAGCAGCATTAAGGCACTGGTAAATACCAAATTAACCACCACAGCAAAAATGGGACAGACTACCATGGAAATACCCAAtactgccaacaaaacattctTTACCCTAGTACTTCAAAGCCAATTTAGACAATCTACAATTAAGATTTTAAAATTCTTCTCTATCCTCCTACACTTCACAGCCTGCCTGTGAAGTATGCATCACACATACTGTTAAGACAGACATGCAGAAAACATCACCTCCAACCAATCCTAATTTCAGCAACAaccaaaaacagaaatttactgTCATTTTATCAGTGCTGTGAACGTTTTGAATCGACTGCACCCGAAAACGTCCAAGGAGACGTAGACAAAGATGAAACGAGCGTAAAGCAACATTCTCAGGAATTAGGGCCTGTTTCTTCTTGTCCGTCTGAGCAGAGGTCCAGGAAGCCTGCCAgagcatttttttattctttacacTTGTCAAAGATTCTCAGCATAGAGCTGCCAGACATGAATGACCATTCTAGTGAAACAAGGACAATGCTACCCAGCCTGCTGCTTTTAGCCTAGAATATAACACTTAAGAAAAGAGAACCACATATCTATACCAGCACAATGGTACAGTCCAACCCCATGGCAGGAAGTGGCCCTTTCGGTTTTTTCAGTGGTAAGGTTCACTAATCAGTTTATGTGCATGCATTAGTCTATGCATCTATCCGTCTATCTAGACACTTTAATTCAAAGCAATTTACAGTGCATCTGCCATCTGAGATACTCATTTGAACCCATGACTCGTCTCAAACCCATGACCCAGTGTTGCCAGGGCCACACTTCTGAGTGAAGCTGCAGGACCGAGGAGTATGAGAGCTGGCAGCATATGGCAGCCTGTCAGGTGGGGTGTGGACCAACCTTGATCCCAGTGTAGACTCAGCAGTGAGATGAGTCACGGACACACCCTCAGTCCTCACCGACAAGCTGGGAAATGAAGCTGGAGATCTAACTAAAGCCGTGCACACCAACTGGCCATGAGTCATGACTCACTGCACAAACAGTTCTCAACTCTCAACTGGATCTAGACTGGACAACAGTTTCACTGACTTACCAAAAGGAAACTAGGAACGAGGAAGCCTAGAGTGGCAGGACCTACTTTCTCTTTCCATGTGAAGCACTTTCTGGATTTTTAGGAGCCTTCAAGGCAAGTTAAATGCTTTGGTGGTGAGGTTTCATTTTTGCAGACCGGTTTGGATGCTTGCAGGAACAAAGCAAATCAATTACTATGCAAATCACGTGTTTCACAATATGTAGAAAATAGTTTAGGGAGTTATCATGACCTCTAGTATTTGCATCTACCACTGAAAAACACACTCTGGTCAACTACTACAGAAGACCTCAAAGAATCTAACAacattattcataatttatcaaCCAAAATCatgaaaatcataaaaaatagggCATTAATTGCAGTCTTAATCCACAACCTTCTCTGGTTATCTATAGTCTTATGCAACCATTACAGCTCAGTTTGAGAAAAATAACCATAGCTTCCATTTTTGCTATCCTCCTTCAGGCAACATTAAACTGAAAATTTTTCCAGCAGTAGCAAAAGCCTCAAGAATGAGGAACTGCATAGCCCCTTTAGCAATTCAGACAGCACTACTGAAGTCCACCTTGAGTAGTGCGCACACACCTACTGCTGAACTTTGATCATCTTATCTCTCCCTCTGCAAGGTAAAGAGACACACAGGCACATGATTTgattatataaacaaatatttccTTTTGTGGAGTACTGTCCGACAGGAAACGCTTCTCTGTGATGTCATAGTAATTCTATCAAAGCTGAGGTTTTACTGAGGTTAGGCAAacgataaaaataaaatgcagagTTGCTACTTGTTTCCTGATCTTTACATATACCAGCACCCGATATAAAAAGTAATAACTCCACAGCTGTCCTTGTGCAAGACTGTACATGCTGCTCCTCTTAATTTACATACTCTTGTCTCCAGTGAGAGCCAAAACTGGGCTGCTGTTATATCAGAAAAGAGGACATAGTCTCTGCCATGTTCTTTGTAATGCACGTGGCCAATGGAGGAACCGTAAATACTTGGATGCACACATTACATCATTGCATATAGCTTGCTAGGCAGTACTGTATTAAAATTCCTTGCGTttcaacacacacatgctgttCAGGCTTTAAAGCTTTGTAACTATGATATAATTAAAGCTTTGTAACTATATGATATAATTACACACaactttattaatttaaaatgtttaaaaactgtaCCACTAAATAACAACGTTTAAACGACCCCATTCAAATCCTAAATAAAACCAATGACGTCATTGCGTAATTTGCATATTGCACTGCAATTGTCCCGGTTACGTTTTCATTCTGAATTGCAAATGATCTTTTTTGCTATTTATCCATAGCAAATTACCACCAACCTTTTGGTTTCTAGAGCAATAGTTCTCCCTAAAATTATTTTCCTTTTGCACCATATGCCTATTGTAGAAACACACTCACCAACACATCGTTGCAGATATCCCGCAGTTCATCCTCCACTTTCTCCCGGTATTCCTTCACCATCTGCAGTTTCTTGTCGTTGCCTTCGGTCTTCTGCTCGATGCTAGAGATGACCCTCCAGGCAGACCGCCGGGCGCCCACCACATTTTTATAAGCGACGGACAGCAGGTTTCTCTCCTCGTTGGACAGCTCGGCCCCGGCTTCAGTCACCATCTTCATACAGGACGCCATATCATCGTAGCGCTCGGCCTGCTCAGCCAGCTTCGCCTTCTGGATAAGCTCTGTTCTGTCCATCCTGTCGCTTTGTAAGTCTGTGAGTGTTTCTAGGTCTATGGGACACTCGACAGGTCAAAGGAGGGAAATGAACCGCCGTTTAATCCTTGAAGACGCTGAGGAGGAGAAATTATAACAGTGAAGGCGTCATGCATTGTTCAAAGAGGCTCTTTTGTACTAGTGTAGCGTGTTCAGATCAGCTGAGAAATTTGCTGGGCATGTCTTAAAATCTGGAAAGCTGCTTACTTACTAAACATATTTGGGGCATCACTGGCGCGTTTCTAGGTAGGCAGCTCGCTAGGTTTGAAGACACAGCTAACGTTAGGGTGTGTGCGTTAACACATCTGTGTCAGTGCAATCGTTATAACGTTAGCCCTGCCCTCTTTAATAATATGCACAAATCTTTAAAACGAACCGTTAGTTTTAACTACCTATTAAATACTCAAAATAGGACATTACAGTTCAGTACATCGATCTTCATCATACCGAGTCAATATGACTCAATAAAATCAAGCCTGATTTCCGTAGCAATGAAGCTGCTGGCAATGAGGCTACAATGCAAGGCGTTGTTTGACTAACGTTATAACAACCACCAGAAATACGTATTAACTAAGCGTAACGttatatttttactaaaattCCATTTGAGTCAACCGATGGCAAATCAAATCTCACAAAATAGTCTTTAAACAAAAATAGCTGATGACCCGCCTTAATGTCACAGCCACGGGGCTTGTCTTATGCGCTAACTTAACACACAATCACATCATGTTTTACAATTAATGTGCGTCTGACGGAACAAATCGTCCTTAAAATGAGTAACGTTACATTTATATTAGCTTTATTGTTTAACGCAAATCAACCTTTTTCCTGGTAGACTCGGACGCATTTTGGCACCCCCCCTGCCCCCCAACCGACCAGCGCGTTTAAATCGATTATGCAGTCCGTtgcaataatataaaatatttaactaTAACATATAATCTCGTACTACAAACATACACGACCCCTCAAAGCtgaaaattttaaattacatcTCACCTCTAGATCAATGGTTCACTCCACCGGATTGATAGCCTTTGAGCTCGGATGGTTAGGAAAAAAATGTACTAGAGAAAGACAATCGAAAGTGTTAGTGTAGGACGTCACTAATCCCGCCCGTCGGCCAATCAGATCTCACAAATTCCGTCCATCACTCTATATTTTACGCGATATCGTCCAATAGTCGTTTAGCGCGGGGAATGGGGGCGGGTCGGTGGGAAAGTTAGGTTGGCCCGTTAACTCTGACTTGTAGCCACGGGGTTTCCTCCAATTAGAGCAAGGGAGGTGACGTCACTATTGCTATGGCGATCCCCCTCCTCCCACCCATACCCAGCATCACCATCAGCATCATGATTGGAAGCTGGATGCAGCAAAAGCAGTTCTAGCTTATCTACTGAGACCCAAATCcctgataaataataaataattggtGTAGGCCTACGTGTTAATTACTAGTTGAGTTTATAAATGAGATGGATTTagaaaaataaagtgttacaaGTCAAAGTAGATGTTCTGAGCACTACTGTCTGTTTGTGATATGCTTTTAAAAtttgtacaaaaaatatattaagttaacagagaaaacaaataggaaacttgaaataaaaatatttcaagaTGATATTTATTGAAGCATTCTTTTACGTCCAAGAATGTAACACCCATAGACCTACATATTAAAAAGTGTGTGGTCATTAAATTACAACAATAGGCATTTTTACATTGTTTGAGCATGTTTTAAGCTTCCCAGTCAATTTCCTATGAGGTAACTAAATTACAGTGTGTGTTATAGGGTGGGGCAGGACAATGACAAATTTTGACATCCAGTTTTGTCTGAACAGGTAAACGTATTTGTACATTTCAGTGAGTGTAGAAGGGAGGAAATGTATAGAAAAAAGTAAAAGCCAATTCAAAGATCAATATCAGGTATTCAAATTCTTAAAAACGGTTTTG
This genomic window from Triplophysa rosa linkage group LG10, Trosa_1v2, whole genome shotgun sequence contains:
- the ywhaqb gene encoding tyrosine 3-monooxygenase/tryptophan 5-monooxygenase activation protein, theta polypeptide b gives rise to the protein MDRTELIQKAKLAEQAERYDDMASCMKMVTEAGAELSNEERNLLSVAYKNVVGARRSAWRVISSIEQKTEGNDKKLQMVKEYREKVEDELRDICNDVLELLNKYLIENSTNPESKVFYLKMKGDYYRYLAEVASGDDKKTTIESSQDAYQKAFDISKTEMQPTHPIRLGLALNFSVFFYEILNSPEKACSLAKQAFDEAIAELDTLNEESYKDSTLIMQLLRDNLTLWTSDNAPDEGEGVEGGEN